A portion of the Candidatus Zixiibacteriota bacterium genome contains these proteins:
- a CDS encoding DUF4398 domain-containing protein produces MFQRVSILMAALALLLVTGCSKAPETEMKDSEASLESARMAEAEQYAPQSYQMAMDTLNAAMAAKQEQDSKFSLFRGYGKSKEMFLSAQRLAEKAVSDAEREKENTRQLVVNLMAQTQAVVDAAAQALEKAPAGKGTKADIMLIKNDLAAATTGMQEAKTDFDAGKFLAAKAKLEAVGDKARGVMNQIEAALAKKKG; encoded by the coding sequence ATGTTCCAGCGCGTGTCAATCTTAATGGCGGCGCTCGCGTTACTACTGGTTACCGGTTGCAGTAAAGCCCCGGAAACCGAAATGAAAGACTCCGAAGCCTCACTTGAATCGGCCAGGATGGCTGAGGCCGAGCAGTATGCTCCTCAGTCTTATCAGATGGCCATGGATACTCTGAACGCCGCAATGGCCGCCAAGCAGGAGCAGGATAGCAAATTCTCACTTTTCCGCGGCTATGGGAAATCCAAAGAAATGTTCCTGTCGGCTCAAAGACTGGCCGAGAAGGCTGTCTCCGATGCTGAGAGGGAAAAAGAAAATACCCGTCAACTGGTCGTCAATTTGATGGCTCAGACCCAAGCGGTGGTTGACGCCGCCGCCCAGGCTCTGGAGAAAGCTCCGGCCGGTAAGGGCACCAAGGCCGATATTATGTTGATCAAGAATGACCTGGCCGCCGCCACAACCGGTATGCAGGAAGCTAAAACCGATTTTGATGCCGGGAAATTCCTGGCCGCCAAAGCCAAACTCGAAGCGGTCGGTGATAAGGCCCGGGGTGTTATGAATCAGATCGAGGCGGCCCTGGCCAAAAAGAAAGGCTAA
- a CDS encoding L,D-transpeptidase family protein encodes MIIRMNTRKVRNHILLLYQLLMILPLVGILAAGCQDAPQSSFEKARFEVQQAAEAGALKYAETDFRRAQNMLREGQMEMARQNGRLAPLRNYHQADSLFSLTVKIAGEAAEKARKRIEAMKAEAGNEIEQLKKQLTSWREALDGSLVMYDAESHWSKAEMALKISEKLYRDRQYRETVKAVADGYQSLSQISRILDDYANDAAGKTAVWNRWVRETVDESRKNGSPAIIVDKSAHKLYLLKNGKLTRTFDCELGYNSARQKYLAGDGATPEGKYRIIQAKHNGSKYYKALLLDYPNQNDKKRFAENKKKNVIADHARIGGLIEIHGDGGQNQDWTDGCVALTNGEMDFLMAQASVGTPVTIVRRSEQWP; translated from the coding sequence ATGATTATTCGCATGAACACCCGGAAGGTGAGAAATCATATTTTGCTCTTGTACCAATTGCTAATGATCCTTCCATTGGTCGGGATTCTTGCGGCCGGATGTCAGGATGCTCCTCAGTCCTCTTTCGAAAAGGCCCGCTTTGAGGTTCAGCAGGCGGCCGAGGCCGGGGCTCTTAAATATGCCGAAACCGATTTTCGCCGAGCCCAGAACATGCTTCGCGAGGGGCAGATGGAAATGGCCCGCCAGAACGGGCGGCTGGCCCCGCTGCGCAATTACCACCAGGCCGACTCCCTGTTCAGCCTGACCGTCAAAATTGCCGGCGAGGCGGCGGAAAAAGCTCGAAAACGAATTGAGGCCATGAAGGCCGAAGCCGGGAATGAAATCGAGCAGCTGAAAAAACAACTGACTTCGTGGCGGGAGGCGCTCGATGGTTCGCTGGTGATGTATGATGCCGAAAGCCACTGGAGTAAAGCCGAAATGGCTCTCAAAATAAGCGAGAAACTGTATCGCGACAGACAGTACCGCGAAACGGTTAAAGCTGTCGCCGATGGTTATCAATCCCTTTCGCAGATCAGCCGTATTCTGGATGATTATGCCAACGATGCCGCCGGCAAAACCGCGGTCTGGAACCGCTGGGTGCGCGAAACCGTTGACGAATCCAGAAAAAACGGCAGCCCGGCTATCATTGTCGATAAAAGCGCTCATAAGTTGTACCTCCTTAAAAACGGCAAACTGACCCGCACTTTCGACTGCGAGTTGGGCTATAATTCGGCCCGTCAGAAATATCTGGCCGGAGACGGGGCCACGCCCGAGGGGAAATACCGTATTATCCAGGCCAAACACAACGGTAGTAAGTACTATAAGGCGCTCCTTCTCGACTATCCCAACCAGAACGACAAAAAACGGTTCGCCGAAAACAAAAAGAAAAATGTGATTGCCGACCATGCTCGGATCGGGGGATTGATCGAAATCCACGGCGACGGCGGTCAGAATCAGGACTGGACCGACGGCTGTGTCGCCCTGACCAATGGCGAGATGGATTTCCTGATGGCCCAGGCTTCGGTGGGGACCCCGGTGACAATTGTCCGTCGCTCGGAGCAATGGCCATGA
- a CDS encoding L,D-transpeptidase, whose translation MKYKYLFIHVPVLLIAAAVLSLAARPAVKTDRDTITAADSVRTIRDLSDDPATAKKELRQARAALARLTPKAPYIVIDTHANRIQLRTVDTVLFDASCSTGSGGELVDSVSGRHWTFDTPRGVFKVNSKLEDPWWRKPDWAFIEDNEQIPTDEDERLDPRMMGEYAIGFGDGYFIHGTIYERLLGINVTHGCVRVGSDDLKKLYYRVGYGTHIYIF comes from the coding sequence ATGAAGTACAAATACCTGTTCATCCATGTTCCGGTCCTCCTGATCGCCGCGGCGGTTCTGAGTCTGGCGGCCCGGCCGGCGGTTAAAACGGACCGGGATACCATCACCGCCGCCGACAGTGTCAGGACTATCCGTGATCTGTCCGATGACCCGGCGACGGCCAAAAAGGAACTCAGGCAGGCCCGCGCCGCGCTGGCCCGGCTGACACCCAAAGCTCCATATATCGTCATTGATACCCACGCCAACCGGATTCAACTGCGGACGGTCGATACGGTCCTGTTCGATGCTTCGTGTTCGACCGGGAGCGGCGGCGAATTGGTCGATTCGGTTTCGGGACGGCACTGGACCTTCGACACGCCGCGCGGTGTTTTCAAGGTCAACAGTAAACTGGAGGATCCGTGGTGGCGTAAACCGGACTGGGCTTTTATCGAGGATAATGAACAGATACCGACCGATGAAGACGAGCGGCTGGACCCGCGGATGATGGGTGAGTATGCGATCGGGTTCGGGGACGGGTATTTTATCCACGGCACCATCTATGAACGCCTCCTGGGAATCAATGTCACCCATGGTTGTGTCCGGGTCGGTTCCGATGATCTGAAAAAACTCTATTACCGGGTTGGTTATGGGACACATATCTACATTTTTTAA